In a genomic window of Kiritimatiellales bacterium:
- a CDS encoding TaqI-like C-terminal specificity domain-containing protein: MLKQFHELLLYYLRERITNNNLELRHLIVTNVYEWFIFDAQVFEQCFAKNKELVHLFRSFDDGQLSGTKTDWFYKEIAPRFIDAVLGDICFTHIDFRSVDQANDAKLLPLFKILSPAHLLKLPFVNDSNTLDKKFYTELLHIIGLTERREKGKKLIERKPENERDTGSLLENAIVHLDSLDKTSRLEKPQRFGANTEERLFNVALELAITWTNRILFLKLLEAQLIAYHKGDRKHAFLNKEKIRNYDDLNSLFFEVLARIPPERRSEMNARFDRVPYLNSSLFEPAAIEHAGLFISQIKDRPLPVLSATVLKDRKGRKRTGELDALEYFFDFLDAYDFTSEGSAEIQEESKTLINAAVLGLIFEKINGYKDGSFFTPGFITMYMCRETIRRAVIQKFNQEKGWSCVTVDELVERIDDNADANRIINSLKICDPAVGSGHFLVSALNEIIALKSEMGILCDRAGKRLKNIHVEVVNDELFVTDEDGEFFDYKPKLPDSQRIQEALFHEKETIIENCLFGVDINPNSVKICRLRLWIELLKNAYYKTENELETLPNIDINIKCGNSLISRFALDSDLKKALKKGKWTIDTYRLAVKNYRNAKNKEQKREFEKLIDDIKSNFEAEIYANDPRMVRLRKERGKLFELTNQTQMFELSKKEKADWNKKVKEHTAVIETLEAEIEAIKSNRIYENAFEWRFEFPEALDDDGNFIGFDIMIGNPPYVYRNSEVASLKEYFKTNYYNVSGNFDLYKFFIERGVALNSIKGISSFITNSSFLLQTSFEKSRQFILEKTKFIMLTPLGPKVFEEATVDSAIYVIQKIQESNPQIMIVVPPTPLAINSADKYYISQERFKNNDSYVFDYLLENCDYKLVKRLLDSFPNIETGFEFGVGINTGYIKSELTSSKKIDDRYHLMITGTGIQRYAPPNSNGYIMYDREFVKSKGSRGRTLPEEKFFTDPKILIVRTRNLSIKQRIVATIDYEQKYNLNRISNIIARKGFKLEGLLGVLNSSLFNWLYLNRYFDYEIKPVYLRKSPLCDVNNKKLNQLVVKILKIKKKNPDADVSAFEAEIDQIVYKLYGLTEDEVKIVEDAKV; encoded by the coding sequence ATGTTAAAGCAGTTCCATGAACTGCTTCTGTATTATCTGCGTGAACGGATCACAAATAATAATCTCGAACTCCGGCATCTGATTGTCACCAATGTGTATGAATGGTTCATTTTTGATGCACAGGTTTTTGAGCAGTGTTTTGCAAAAAATAAAGAACTGGTACATTTATTTCGCAGTTTTGACGATGGACAGCTCAGCGGAACAAAAACGGACTGGTTCTATAAAGAAATTGCGCCGCGGTTTATTGATGCGGTGCTTGGCGACATCTGTTTTACGCACATTGATTTTCGGTCGGTCGATCAAGCTAACGACGCAAAACTACTTCCGCTGTTTAAAATTCTCTCGCCGGCACATCTGTTAAAACTGCCGTTTGTCAACGACAGCAACACGCTGGACAAGAAATTTTATACAGAACTGCTTCATATTATCGGTCTGACGGAACGCAGAGAAAAAGGAAAGAAGCTGATTGAGCGAAAACCGGAAAATGAACGCGACACCGGATCGCTGCTCGAAAATGCGATCGTTCATCTCGACAGCCTTGATAAAACTTCCCGGCTCGAAAAACCGCAGCGGTTCGGCGCGAACACAGAAGAGCGGCTTTTTAATGTGGCGCTGGAACTGGCGATTACATGGACAAACCGCATTCTGTTTTTAAAACTGCTCGAAGCGCAATTAATTGCCTATCACAAGGGTGACCGGAAGCATGCGTTTTTGAATAAAGAAAAAATCCGCAACTACGACGATCTCAACAGCCTGTTTTTCGAAGTGCTGGCCAGAATTCCGCCGGAACGCCGCAGTGAAATGAATGCACGGTTTGACAGGGTGCCGTATCTTAACAGTTCGCTGTTTGAACCTGCTGCCATCGAGCATGCCGGATTATTTATCAGCCAGATCAAAGATCGCCCGCTTCCGGTTCTTTCTGCGACAGTATTGAAAGACCGGAAAGGCCGGAAACGTACCGGCGAACTGGATGCGCTGGAATACTTTTTTGACTTCCTGGATGCGTACGATTTTACATCGGAAGGCTCGGCAGAAATCCAGGAAGAGAGTAAAACGCTCATTAACGCGGCGGTGCTCGGATTGATCTTTGAAAAAATCAACGGTTATAAAGACGGCTCTTTTTTCACGCCCGGTTTTATTACGATGTATATGTGCCGCGAAACCATCCGGCGGGCAGTGATTCAAAAATTTAATCAGGAAAAAGGGTGGAGTTGCGTAACGGTGGACGAACTGGTTGAGCGGATTGATGACAACGCCGACGCCAACCGGATTATTAATTCACTGAAAATCTGCGATCCGGCCGTCGGTTCCGGGCATTTTCTGGTTTCCGCGCTCAACGAAATTATCGCATTAAAAAGTGAAATGGGAATTCTGTGCGACCGCGCCGGAAAGCGGTTGAAAAATATACACGTCGAAGTCGTCAACGATGAACTGTTCGTTACGGATGAAGACGGCGAGTTTTTTGATTACAAACCGAAACTGCCCGACAGTCAGCGGATACAGGAAGCACTTTTCCATGAAAAAGAAACCATCATTGAAAACTGCCTGTTCGGTGTGGACATCAATCCGAATTCTGTAAAAATATGCCGGTTGCGCCTCTGGATTGAACTGCTGAAAAACGCCTATTATAAAACAGAAAACGAACTCGAAACACTGCCGAATATCGACATCAACATCAAATGCGGCAATTCGCTCATCAGCCGGTTTGCACTCGATTCCGATCTGAAAAAAGCACTCAAAAAAGGCAAATGGACTATCGATACATACCGTCTGGCAGTAAAAAACTATCGCAATGCAAAAAACAAAGAGCAGAAGCGGGAGTTTGAAAAACTGATCGACGACATAAAAAGCAACTTCGAGGCAGAAATTTATGCCAACGATCCGCGCATGGTTCGCCTGCGCAAAGAACGCGGTAAACTTTTTGAACTGACTAATCAAACGCAAATGTTTGAACTGTCGAAAAAAGAAAAAGCCGACTGGAACAAAAAAGTTAAAGAGCACACCGCTGTAATTGAAACACTGGAAGCCGAAATCGAAGCCATAAAAAGCAACCGGATTTATGAAAACGCATTTGAATGGCGTTTTGAGTTTCCGGAAGCTCTCGACGATGACGGAAACTTTATCGGCTTCGATATTATGATTGGGAATCCGCCATATGTTTATCGGAATTCAGAAGTAGCTAGCTTGAAAGAGTATTTTAAAACTAATTATTATAACGTGTCCGGAAATTTTGATTTATACAAATTTTTTATTGAAAGAGGGGTGGCTTTAAATTCGATAAAAGGAATAAGTTCGTTTATAACCAATTCTTCATTCTTGTTACAAACTTCGTTTGAAAAGAGTCGACAATTTATTCTTGAGAAAACGAAATTTATAATGTTAACGCCTTTAGGTCCAAAAGTTTTTGAGGAAGCTACTGTTGATTCTGCAATTTATGTGATTCAAAAAATACAAGAAAGCAATCCTCAGATTATGATTGTTGTCCCGCCAACCCCTCTCGCAATCAATTCCGCTGATAAATATTATATTAGTCAGGAGCGATTTAAAAACAATGATTCATACGTTTTTGATTATCTTCTTGAAAATTGTGATTACAAATTAGTTAAACGATTGCTTGACTCATTTCCGAATATCGAAACAGGGTTTGAGTTTGGTGTAGGTATAAACACTGGCTACATTAAATCCGAATTAACTTCATCAAAAAAGATCGATGATCGATACCACTTGATGATTACAGGGACAGGTATTCAGCGATACGCTCCGCCTAATTCAAATGGATATATTATGTACGATCGGGAGTTTGTAAAAAGCAAGGGCTCTCGAGGACGCACTTTACCGGAAGAAAAATTTTTTACTGATCCAAAAATTTTGATTGTTCGGACACGCAATCTCTCCATTAAACAGAGAATAGTTGCAACTATTGATTATGAGCAGAAATACAATCTTAATCGGATTTCGAATATCATCGCTCGAAAAGGGTTTAAATTAGAGGGATTGCTTGGGGTTTTAAACTCTAGTTTATTCAACTGGCTATATTTAAATCGGTATTTTGATTATGAAATAAAGCCTGTTTATTTGCGAAAATCACCGTTATGTGATGTAAATAATAAAAAACTCAATCAGCTTGTTGTAAAAATTTTGAAAATAAAAAAGAAAAACCCGGATGCCGATGTGTCGGCATTCGAGGCCGAGATTGATCAAATTGTTTATAAACTTTACGGGTTAACTGAAGATGAAGTGAAGATTGTGGAAGACGCAAAGGTGTAA
- a CDS encoding metal-dependent hydrolase, with protein MANGKTHASLGVVAGTVADTMFQIQRLRAGEQEEFSLPEVLGAGLVGYLGGTLVDILEPASIGGSWHRKSLHSFAGCACLVAAACLSENKNTAGYRLLKVFVAAHLSHLFLDVQTPRGLPWIHPKADKLIGLKALRLS; from the coding sequence ATGGCAAATGGGAAAACACATGCAAGTTTAGGGGTCGTTGCAGGAACGGTAGCTGATACCATGTTTCAAATTCAGCGTCTGCGTGCAGGTGAACAGGAAGAATTCAGTTTACCGGAAGTTTTGGGTGCAGGGCTTGTCGGTTATCTGGGCGGTACTTTGGTTGATATTCTTGAGCCTGCTTCAATCGGAGGGTCTTGGCATCGAAAAAGTCTGCACAGTTTTGCGGGATGCGCATGTCTGGTTGCGGCAGCCTGCCTGTCCGAAAACAAAAATACAGCAGGATATCGCTTGTTAAAGGTTTTTGTTGCCGCCCATCTTTCTCATCTTTTTTTGGATGTGCAAACGCCTCGAGGTCTTCCATGGATCCATCCAAAAGCAGACAAATTGATCGGATTGAAAGCATTACGTTTATCTTAG
- a CDS encoding bifunctional 3,4-dihydroxy-2-butanone-4-phosphate synthase/GTP cyclohydrolase II, translating into MGEKLFDPIEDVLAALRRGEMVLVTDDERRENEGDLICAAEFCTGDHINFMITHARGLVCAPITAERAAELGLRRMNVRHTGDKFKTAFTVSVDTANCTTGISAAERAMTVQALVDENTKPEDLLCPGHIFPLIAVDGGVLERSGHTEATIDLMKLAGLKPAGVICEVTNDDGTMARLPDLVAFVKKHNLKMTSVAEIARHRYVQEKLIRRERQVNLPTAHGAFMLRMYDSFVDHKEHLALFVGEPSAEKPFPLVRVHSECLTGDVFGSQRCDCGEQLRCAMDMISAYGYGAVIYMRQEGRGIGLTKKIHAYELQDQGLDTVEANVKLGFEPDLRDYGIGAQILSDLGMTKIKLLTNNPAKIEGLDKYGIEIVERVPIVFPSTPYNERYLNTKRDKMQHLL; encoded by the coding sequence ATGGGTGAAAAACTGTTTGATCCGATAGAGGATGTGCTGGCTGCACTGCGGCGCGGCGAAATGGTGCTGGTGACGGATGACGAGCGCCGGGAAAATGAGGGCGATCTGATTTGCGCCGCCGAGTTTTGCACCGGCGACCACATCAATTTTATGATCACACATGCGCGCGGTCTGGTTTGTGCGCCGATCACGGCGGAGCGCGCGGCAGAACTCGGGTTGCGCCGGATGAACGTCCGGCACACCGGCGATAAATTTAAAACTGCGTTCACGGTGTCGGTGGATACCGCAAACTGTACGACCGGCATCAGCGCCGCCGAACGCGCCATGACGGTGCAGGCGCTTGTTGACGAAAATACAAAACCGGAAGATCTGCTGTGCCCCGGCCATATTTTCCCGTTGATCGCCGTGGACGGCGGTGTACTCGAACGTTCCGGCCATACCGAGGCGACGATCGATCTGATGAAGCTCGCCGGATTGAAGCCCGCCGGCGTTATCTGTGAAGTGACGAACGACGACGGTACAATGGCGCGCCTGCCGGATCTCGTTGCATTCGTAAAAAAACATAACTTGAAAATGACATCCGTCGCCGAAATTGCCCGCCATCGCTATGTTCAGGAAAAACTGATTCGGCGCGAGCGGCAGGTGAACCTGCCGACGGCTCACGGCGCTTTTATGCTGCGGATGTACGATTCGTTTGTGGATCACAAAGAGCATCTCGCGCTGTTTGTCGGTGAGCCGTCAGCGGAAAAGCCGTTTCCGCTGGTGCGTGTTCACAGTGAATGCCTCACCGGCGATGTGTTCGGTTCACAGCGCTGTGATTGCGGCGAGCAGCTCCGGTGCGCGATGGATATGATCAGCGCATACGGATATGGCGCCGTAATTTATATGCGGCAGGAGGGGCGCGGCATCGGGCTGACCAAAAAAATCCATGCGTACGAGCTGCAGGATCAGGGGCTGGATACCGTGGAAGCCAATGTGAAGCTCGGCTTTGAGCCGGATTTGCGCGATTACGGAATCGGTGCGCAGATTCTCAGCGATCTCGGTATGACAAAAATCAAACTGCTCACCAACAATCCGGCGAAAATTGAAGGACTGGATAAATACGGCATCGAGATTGTTGAACGCGTGCCGATCGTGTTTCCTTCCACGCCGTACAATGAACGCTATCTGAACACAAAACGCGACAAAATGCAGCATCTGCTGTAA
- the ribH gene encoding 6,7-dimethyl-8-ribityllumazine synthase, whose amino-acid sequence MNKHFPAIELNAAGMRFAIVVSRFNAELTAQLAGDAETCLQENGAAEIKIFQVPGAYEIPVVINELAKTGGFDALIALGVVVEGETPHAQMIGESTGLALLDIAREYGVPVINEIVGTRNWEQAAARCTSSRTSRGWYAAEAAIETAGVMKQLK is encoded by the coding sequence ATGAATAAGCATTTTCCAGCAATTGAATTAAACGCCGCCGGAATGAGGTTCGCCATTGTCGTCAGCCGGTTTAACGCAGAGCTGACGGCACAGCTCGCCGGCGATGCGGAAACATGTTTGCAGGAAAACGGTGCGGCGGAAATTAAAATTTTCCAGGTGCCGGGTGCGTATGAAATTCCGGTGGTTATCAACGAGCTGGCAAAAACCGGCGGATTTGATGCGCTGATTGCTCTTGGCGTGGTGGTTGAAGGCGAAACACCGCATGCGCAGATGATCGGCGAGTCAACCGGACTTGCGCTGCTGGATATTGCGCGCGAGTATGGTGTTCCGGTCATTAACGAGATCGTCGGCACACGGAACTGGGAACAGGCGGCGGCACGCTGCACGAGCAGCCGCACAAGCCGCGGCTGGTACGCCGCTGAAGCGGCGATTGAAACCGCCGGCGTGATGAAACAATTAAAATGA